DNA from Bradyrhizobium japonicum USDA 6:
CAGACGGAGAAGCCGATATGCTCGGCCACGATCGACCAGATCAGGTTACGCCGGGCGATCACTTTGCCGCCCGCATTCCAGAACGCCTCGTCTTCGGGGCGCCAATCAGAAATCCACGTCGGATTTCGAGTCGGATTCGTCGTCATTGATAATCCCTTCTTGGCTCACCGCTGCGTCGTTGCAGGCTCAGCCTCCACGCGGAGGCGCGCGCCGAGGCCATGCCCCGGTGGCGAGTTCACGATGCTGATTGATGATGTTGAGGGACGTCGTCGTTGGCGTCGGAAAAGGTACTTCAATTTCCGTGCCAATTGCGCGCGTTCGGGAAATACAGGGAATTCAGGGGCTTGTTCGCGTTGCCCGAAATTCCTCCAGATGTATTTCGCTCGCAAATTTTGCGATTCGCTCAATCCTTGTGCGGCGCACAAGGATTGAGCGAGGTGTCGATTATTTAGGCGCGCTGATCTTCCACATTAAACCTTCGTTTACGCGGCCTCGACGAAGCGATGACGCTCGTAGAGGAATTCGAGCACGCGGTGGCGGCACTTCAAATAAGTGGAGTTGGTCGCGAGATCGAGCCGCTTGCGGGGACGTGCGAGCGGCACCTCCAGTACCTCGCCGATGCGCGCGCTCGGCCCGTTTGTCATCATCACGATGCGATCGGATAGCAGCACCGCCTCGTCGACGTCGTGGGTGATCATCAGAATGGTGTTGCCGAGCTTCTGATGCAGCGCCATCACCGAGTCCTGCAGATGCGCGCGGGTCAGCGCGTCGAGCGCGCCGAACGGCTCGTCGAGCAGCAGGACCTTCGGCTCCATCGCCAGCGCTCGGGCGATGCCGACGCGCTGCTTCATGCCGCCGGAGATTTCCGAGGGACGCTTGTC
Protein-coding regions in this window:
- a CDS encoding ABC transporter ATP-binding protein, translating into MTAYLKLDHIDKVFTRGAATTEVLKDINLTIEKGEYVSIIGHSGCGKSTLLNIIAGLTGATTGGVLLENREVNSPGPDRAVVFQNHSLLPWLTVYENVKLGVDKVFARTKSRAERDAWVMHNLNLVQMAHARDKRPSEISGGMKQRVGIARALAMEPKVLLLDEPFGALDALTRAHLQDSVMALHQKLGNTILMITHDVDEAVLLSDRIVMMTNGPSARIGEVLEVPLARPRKRLDLATNSTYLKCRHRVLEFLYERHRFVEAA